A region from the Methanoculleus sp. SDB genome encodes:
- a CDS encoding dynein regulation protein LC7 has translation MLKQILSEFLRLDGVSAAVVVGRDGFVIESAETGSIDTEALGAMASTGMGTSEAMGAELGKGEMAQMMVEFDNGPILLSPLSEDELIAIVAEKEVNIGRIRYELKKNRERIIAAL, from the coding sequence ATGTTAAAACAGATTTTAAGTGAATTTTTACGCCTCGACGGCGTTTCAGCCGCAGTGGTTGTAGGGCGCGACGGATTCGTCATCGAGAGCGCTGAAACCGGTTCCATCGATACGGAAGCGCTTGGTGCAATGGCGTCTACCGGAATGGGTACATCTGAGGCGATGGGTGCCGAGCTTGGAAAGGGGGAAATGGCGCAGATGATGGTGGAATTCGATAATGGCCCCATCCTGCTCTCCCCTCTTTCAGAGGACGAACTGATTGCGATTGTTGCGGAAAAAGAAGTAAATATCGGCCGTATTCGATACGAACTCAAGAAAAACCGCGAACGCATTATTGCCGCACTGTGA
- a CDS encoding peptidase A24, giving the protein MIEPLVIAATAIGITLLYASYRDIRERRVPFRTWYPMLVIAIPMAAWTYISLIAQDFRLASGYIILGIVFCVLFYVFAAYLHLFGGADAWALIFITACIPLFPVEPYFGYPALAFFPLSSLVNAMLLNLATPFGIFAMNVMKGNRAPFPYMFIGFPVEGSHIEDAFGFIIEEFTEEDGHLTRRFLSVRNAIRRMVAGQRRMYTRDLKRFPEQYTRELALYRKAGMVWISYGVPFIIPITAGFITAIFMGDLLYTILTMVTGV; this is encoded by the coding sequence ATGATTGAACCGCTGGTCATCGCAGCCACCGCAATCGGGATCACGCTCCTGTACGCATCATACCGCGACATAAGGGAACGCCGCGTACCGTTCAGGACATGGTACCCGATGCTTGTCATAGCGATACCGATGGCGGCATGGACGTACATCTCACTCATTGCCCAGGATTTCCGGCTTGCATCCGGCTATATCATTCTGGGTATTGTTTTCTGCGTCCTCTTCTACGTCTTCGCGGCATACCTGCACCTCTTTGGCGGTGCAGATGCATGGGCGCTAATATTCATCACCGCATGCATCCCGCTCTTTCCCGTAGAACCGTACTTCGGCTATCCCGCCCTCGCCTTTTTCCCGTTATCATCGCTTGTCAATGCGATGCTGCTCAACCTTGCAACACCATTCGGGATATTCGCCATGAACGTCATGAAGGGAAACCGGGCACCATTTCCCTATATGTTTATCGGATTCCCTGTCGAGGGGTCGCATATCGAGGATGCATTCGGTTTCATTATCGAGGAGTTTACCGAGGAAGACGGACACCTCACCCGCAGGTTCCTCTCCGTCCGGAATGCCATCCGAAGAATGGTGGCAGGCCAGAGACGCATGTATACACGGGATCTGAAACGGTTTCCCGAACAGTACACTCGCGAACTCGCACTTTACCGAAAGGCAGGGATGGTCTGGATATCGTACGGAGTCCCGTTCATCATCCCCATTACCGCCGGATTTATCACGGCGATCTTCATGGGAGACCTGCTGTATACGATACTGACGATGGTCACAGGAGTTTGA
- a CDS encoding F420-nonreducing hydrogenase, with protein MKIAIEELAGCSGCSIAILDLHETILDILEKAEIVYSPVLMDVKEPPEGIDIAFVTGAVRNEENQERLRRIRERSKTVIALGTCACYGGVSGLSMLSSQEALFRYVYREVDTVSPDNVIPKDVPPFLYRAFAVGDLVKVNWFIPGCPPKEERLRQIIPPLVNGDRVALSRKSICSECDRTMGPIENWSLKRRHEGMPEREHCLLGQGYLCLGPVTFCGCGAMCPKKNVPCHGCNGPSLDILREPCRDIYNMMVRRIADMTDRPEKDIERELYDVAHTMYAFTMGSEVMEDKEITKIRDLIKEGS; from the coding sequence ATGAAGATTGCAATTGAAGAACTTGCCGGGTGTTCGGGATGCAGCATCGCGATTCTCGATCTCCACGAAACGATCCTCGACATCCTCGAAAAAGCGGAGATTGTCTACTCCCCCGTCCTCATGGATGTGAAGGAGCCTCCGGAAGGGATTGATATTGCGTTTGTAACCGGAGCTGTCAGAAACGAAGAGAACCAGGAGCGGCTCAGGCGTATCCGTGAAAGGTCCAAAACCGTGATCGCTCTCGGTACATGTGCATGCTACGGAGGAGTGTCGGGTCTTTCGATGCTCTCGAGCCAGGAGGCGCTCTTCCGGTACGTCTACCGGGAAGTGGATACGGTCTCCCCGGACAATGTCATCCCGAAGGATGTTCCACCTTTCTTATACCGGGCGTTCGCGGTCGGGGATCTGGTCAAGGTGAACTGGTTTATCCCGGGATGCCCCCCCAAGGAGGAGCGTCTCAGACAGATTATCCCCCCCCTGGTCAACGGCGACAGGGTGGCGTTGTCGCGGAAATCCATCTGTTCGGAATGCGACCGTACAATGGGCCCGATAGAGAACTGGTCACTGAAGCGGAGGCACGAAGGGATGCCCGAACGCGAGCACTGCCTTCTCGGACAGGGGTACCTCTGCCTCGGCCCCGTCACGTTCTGCGGGTGCGGGGCGATGTGCCCGAAGAAGAATGTCCCGTGCCACGGCTGCAACGGCCCTTCACTGGATATCCTGCGTGAACCCTGCCGTGATATCTATAATATGATGGTACGGCGGATTGCCGACATGACCGATCGTCCCGAGAAGGACATCGAACGGGAGCTCTATGACGTCGCCCATACGATGTACGCGTTTACCATGGGAAGCGAAGTGATGGAGGACAAGGAGATTACCAAGATACGCGACCTCATCAAGGAGGGAAGCTGA
- a CDS encoding hydrocarbon binding protein (contains V4R domain), giving the protein MSKSFIEESKQNFNHDLIFRTEDVPLKCNPPAAELEQTLHGLMQMNGYIIRSLEEIAGRGANAVTFRAGKKFGHEVAKYFQKKDDVEEALRELSYILYGQYSFEPWKPSDKDHYIVEEDGSTFIYLVFHDCIVRQTLRRIGQEQSGPLCQTLCGYVVGAIEEITGRRAKLEIVHTGPNACLKKVILK; this is encoded by the coding sequence ATGAGTAAAAGTTTCATTGAGGAATCCAAACAGAATTTTAATCACGACCTGATTTTCAGGACCGAGGATGTACCCCTGAAATGCAACCCGCCCGCTGCGGAACTGGAGCAGACGCTTCACGGGCTGATGCAGATGAACGGGTACATCATTCGTTCACTTGAAGAGATTGCCGGTCGCGGTGCGAATGCCGTTACATTCCGTGCAGGTAAAAAATTCGGCCATGAAGTGGCGAAGTATTTTCAGAAGAAAGACGATGTCGAGGAAGCGTTGAGGGAACTCTCCTATATTCTGTACGGGCAGTATTCATTCGAACCCTGGAAACCCTCGGACAAGGATCATTATATTGTGGAGGAGGACGGGTCGACTTTCATTTATCTCGTTTTCCACGACTGCATCGTCCGGCAGACATTACGCCGCATTGGCCAGGAACAGTCCGGGCCGCTGTGCCAGACGCTGTGCGGGTATGTGGTAGGCGCAATCGAGGAGATCACCGGCCGGCGTGCGAAACTGGAGATTGTGCACACGGGCCCCAACGCCTGCCTGAAAAAAGTGATACTGAAGTGA
- a CDS encoding F420-nonreducing hydrogenase has protein sequence MTRITISPVTRIEGHAEVRIHLDEQGNVENAHFNVVELRGFEKFLIGSAIEEAPRITPRICGICPTSHHIAAARACDQIYGAEPPETARMLRELMMVGQYVHSHSLHFFMLAAPDFLIGHDVPASERNLMGLVRKMPDIAKSAIEVRKFGQRLTEAIGGKPIHPSTAIPGGISQPLPEDKRLKLLEMAKKVQEIAFQGWETARTLLDETDLSFGSVDTAFMGMASDGAFSFTEGPVTLLGNEGNVTGSFSGPGYLDYIEEYSEDWSYLKFARLKSGEYYRVGPLARLNVVERMGTDLADAALREYRSGYGRFVQTTLAYNIARYVEFLGAAEKAVEYLSNPSVTGNDIRVPVGAVQNRRGVGIIEAPRGTLIHDYTVDDRGFIEKCNLIVATCQNNYAMDRGVEDVARRVVKNGALADDAANRIEMVIRAYDPCISCATHAIGRMPLSLELIRQHDMTGKKRDSEIGCKQC, from the coding sequence ATGACACGGATCACGATCAGCCCTGTGACGAGGATCGAGGGGCACGCCGAAGTGCGCATTCACCTTGATGAGCAGGGGAATGTCGAAAACGCTCATTTCAACGTTGTGGAACTCCGCGGGTTTGAAAAATTCCTGATCGGATCCGCGATTGAGGAAGCGCCGAGGATTACTCCCCGGATCTGCGGTATCTGCCCAACGTCACACCATATTGCGGCAGCTAGGGCATGTGACCAGATCTACGGGGCCGAACCGCCGGAGACGGCACGCATGCTGCGTGAGCTGATGATGGTCGGGCAGTATGTGCATTCCCATTCGCTTCATTTCTTTATGCTTGCCGCTCCCGACTTTTTAATCGGCCACGATGTGCCGGCATCTGAACGAAATCTGATGGGCCTGGTCAGGAAAATGCCTGATATTGCAAAATCTGCAATCGAAGTGAGAAAATTCGGCCAGCGCCTGACCGAAGCAATCGGCGGAAAACCGATTCACCCCTCGACGGCAATCCCCGGCGGCATCTCCCAGCCCCTGCCCGAGGACAAGCGCTTAAAACTGCTTGAAATGGCAAAAAAGGTTCAGGAGATCGCATTTCAGGGCTGGGAAACGGCCCGGACGCTCCTTGACGAAACCGATCTGAGCTTCGGATCGGTTGACACGGCCTTCATGGGAATGGCCTCTGATGGTGCATTCTCCTTTACGGAAGGACCCGTCACACTTCTCGGCAATGAAGGGAATGTAACCGGTTCTTTTTCCGGCCCGGGATATCTGGATTATATTGAAGAATATTCCGAGGACTGGTCCTACCTGAAGTTCGCCCGGTTAAAATCAGGCGAGTATTACCGTGTCGGACCGCTCGCCCGCCTCAATGTCGTTGAGCGCATGGGGACGGATCTGGCCGACGCCGCGCTCCGTGAATATCGATCAGGATACGGGCGGTTCGTTCAGACAACGCTTGCCTATAATATTGCACGGTATGTGGAGTTCCTCGGAGCAGCGGAGAAAGCAGTCGAATACCTCTCCAATCCCTCAGTTACCGGAAATGACATCCGGGTGCCCGTGGGTGCGGTGCAAAACCGGCGTGGCGTTGGAATTATCGAGGCTCCCCGGGGGACGCTTATCCATGATTACACGGTTGATGACAGAGGTTTCATTGAGAAATGCAACCTGATCGTCGCCACCTGCCAGAACAACTATGCGATGGACCGGGGGGTGGAAGACGTCGCCCGCAGGGTCGTCAAAAACGGCGCCCTTGCCGACGATGCCGCCAACCGTATCGAGATGGTTATCCGGGCATATGACCCCTGCATCTCCTGTGCGACTCATGCCATCGGCAGAATGCCCCTTTCCCTCGAACTCATTCGACAACATGACATGACCGGAAAAAAAAGAGATTCAGAAATCGGGTGTAAACAATGTTAA